The following nucleotide sequence is from Podospora bellae-mahoneyi strain CBS 112042 chromosome 1 map unlocalized CBS112042p_1, whole genome shotgun sequence.
TAATGCTCGAGAGCGGTGATTGGCTCCTTCTTAGTGGGCACAGCGGCAATTCCTGTAATTGTGGCCGGCTGTCCGGGTTCATCAAACACCTTTGTAGGTACATAATCCTCCTCATACTCCTTGGCGATCGGCTTCTTCGTAGGAGGAGGCGGCTTCTTCGACCCCGTCGATGGTCCAGCCGTAGCATGTTGATGCTGACGGGGGCGGTGTGACTGCTGATGTCTAGCCCTGACCTCAGCCCTCCACTGCTCCCTAAACGACTCAAGATCAGGGTTTGTCTCTGAAGATTCCATTTTGTTCAACAAATGTGATAATGAGTGAGACTTGCAAATGCCGAGAGGTCCGTCCGTGTGGCGATTGTGATATCGACGACTTGGTCGGTTGAATTGAGGAAAATGCAAGCGGAAGAGAATCCAGTCTTGTAATAAAATAGGTAACTCAAACTAAAGACGGGCTCGTTAACCGCAAAATAATTCAAACAGTCATCGATTCACCGAAAGCGGTGATGTGCATATttacgaggaggaggttgtgtcATTCGGCGAGCGGATGGGGATAAGAGTTCCGGCCGGCGCGATAAGCAAGCTTGGGCCACCCACTGAAGATCAGAGTTAACACGCACTGTGACGTTCTGCCAAGCCTCCCGAGTTCTTTTGTGTCTTTTGAATATCTTCAAAACAATGTCGCGGCTTTTGAAGAGCATGATGGCTGTTTTCCACATAAACCATCACATATGACTATATTCAGGTGCCGAGACATTCATTACTCATCATCAGTGACACAACCAGACAGCACCCGCAGCCTTCACCCGGAGTGTGACTCTTATATCTCGGAGGACAAAAGGCAAAGGCACCCATGTGCTCTCCAGCATGCGCCAGCCGCACCGAGTAAGCAATTAGGTACGTCAAGATAGACTGTCTAATGAACGCCAGGCAAAATGAACTAACCCTGAATCGCACTGCTCTCACAAGAAAAGAATTCGCTCCACCTTTTGCTGACACAGCTTCAGTAGCCCCTATTTACCCCTGAGCCAGATTCGTGTACAAGATCGTCCATCGACACTAAGCCAACCAATCATACAGATCCTGAAGGTAACCTTGGCTTCCGGAGAGCCTCGTGCTCCCCTTGGAAtttgttgtgtttgggaAACAATTGCTGTCAGAGGGTCATCAGAATGGCATCGACTTTTGCCTCAACGCGGCGCCTGCGACCCCCGTCGGCAAGTGCTTCTACCGGCACCTCACGCACTTGCTTGTCAACAAATCGGAAGCGGCCATCATGTCGGGCCGGGATAGGGACGAGGTCAACCAAGACAGCTGGTCGACCATCGCACACGAGTTTCTAGACCGTGGCGTGAAGAATATGGTCATCACGCTGGCCGCCCTGGGCACGTTCTGCGCCAATGCCGATGGCAGCGCTCACTGCCCTGCGTATGACGTTGTCGTCAAGGACACCACCGGAGCAGGGTAAAGCTGGAACCGTTACAGGCACTGAGCTGCCTCCAGTCATTCTGTACGAGCGCTAATAGGAACAGGGATGCCTTTACCGGGGCTTGTTCCTCAGACTACCTACGCCAAAAGGCCAAAGGGACTTGGGACATCAGAAGCGCTGTCGTTCGTGCAAACAAAGCTGCGGCAATGACCATCATGAATGTCGGAGCGCAGGATGGCATCCCGTGGTCGGACGAGATAGATAGATTTGATGCTCCTCACAGTGAGGCTTCTATTTGAGCGGGCAACAGACCAGGGCCGAGTGGTGCAGAAGTGAACGAGGGAGAAACCGGGGACCAGAAACCGTTCAAAATATAGTTGGATGAATCCTTCAGTTATTTCAGCTTCTGAACTTAGATTTTGCTGGAGCTCCCCCATTATCTGCTCAATAACCTCTGCAGCACGCAGCTCTGTCCTCAAATCCTGCCAGTCCTTCCACGGGCGCACCGGGTGTATAAAGTCGTAGCCATCCCTCCGCTCCGCCATCTTCCGCAAAACGGCCTGCATCCCTTGTTTTACGGCAAGGAGGTGCCGGATTTCCACACATCCTTGCCTTTCCACTTGCAGGGAACGGCGACGCCTAGCGTGGCAAAGTTTTTCTCTGTTGTGTGACGGTTGCGGTATCCATCTTGAGCTCACAGGAGAGCTAGTTTCTTTGTTCAGCATCGTCCctttcaacaacagcctcaaaCAACAGCATCAGACAACAGCATCAGACAACAGCATCAGACAACAGCATCAGACAACAGCATCAGACAACAGCATCAAACCTCAACAGAAATGTCTGGAGAATCCAACTTGAGAATTACCAGTCAAACGTACACCTACTCATTCTTCATGGGAATACCATGCTTCACACATATCGAACCTTTTAAGTAAGACCAAGAAACCAAGACTGTGACAAGTATCCTGTAACCGCATCTTAGAAGtatatcctcctcacctttgAATGCCGAGCTAGTACTCAGATGGGTGACCACTGTGGAATCCGCAGTGTTGTGTGTTTTAGTTCTTTTTTGCTTTCTATCTTCTCTTCCATATAAACCTGATATTAGGGAGGTGAGAGAAGTAAACCTGGGATGGACCTCTTTTGCTTGCCATAGTCAGCAATTGCAACACAGCCTTCAGCCAGAAATATGAACTTGACAATGCCTATTTTACATAGAAGAATCCAAaaagcagaagaaaaaagtatACGGTCACAAAGGGAATTTATAGAGCAAAGCTTGTAGGTACTTTTATCGGGATTTCAAAACTACCAACACCACACGCCATGCCGATCCCGTTAGCTCATTGATTATTTCACTTTGAAAGCAACAGTCTCAAAGGCTAagctccttcatcttctcctccaaccatTGTTGAGCCTTGGTGACGGCCTCATCAAGCTTCTCAGGGTTGGAACCAGCACCCTGGCGACTGGGCTCCTTACCGCCCGTCTTACCGCCAATCTACTCGATGTCATTAGCTTTTGTCTTTTGTTGGTCATTTATACTCGGGGCAAACTCACAATCTCGGTAACAGCAGCAGTCCACTGCTCAGCGGTAACACCCTTCAAGTCGGTACCGACATAAACACCATGTACGACAGCCTCATCCTTGCTTCCAGCAAACAGATACACActcttggccttgtccttgcTCTTGTAGTAAGTCATCACCTCAGAGATGGCCTTGGCGTTGGCAGAGATGGGCAAGTGCCCAACGAACGCCTTGGCGTCCTTGTTCTTCTCATCGGCAAAGAACTTTTGAACGGTAGACAGAGCAGTCCCGCTCTCAGCCTTTtgcctcttcttttgctcgtcAAGGACTGACTTCTGAATGGTGGCAAACTTCTTACGCAACTCTTCCTTGGTTAAGACGGAGATGACGAGAGCATCGAGATCGACGGACGCAGCCTTGACCAACGAAACCTTCTCGGGGCCAAACTCCAAGGCAGCGATGTGATCGAGTCTGTCGCTGAAGTCCTTGGCGTCTTGCTGAGCCTGGTGGGCACCGGTACCCGTGTAGGCGACGATACGTCTGATACCCTTGGCAATACCGCTTTCCTCAACAATGATCAGGTCCTTGATGAGGCCAGTGGCGTCAACGTGAGTACCACCGCAGAACTCAACGCTGAACTGGCGCCACTCAGGGTTCTTGGGGTCCTTGAGCATCTCCTCAACAGAGGCACCGACGGACACCACTCTGACAGGGTCAGGGTACGTCTCACCAAAGACGGCACGAAGGCCGTTGATTTCTCTAGCCTCGGCCAGGGAAACATCCTTGGCGTACACCTTGAGGTTCTTGCGGATATCGGCGTTGGAGAGCTCCTCAATGCGCTTGATCTCGGGCAGTGTCACCTGCGTCTTGTGGCTGAAATCGAAGCGCAGCTTGTCCTGATCGACGAGCGAGCCGGCCTGGTTGACCGTATCGCCGAGCACTTCTCTCAGGGCATGGTTGAGGACGTGAGTGCCggtgtggttgttgcggATGGGTTGGCGACGGAGCTCGTCAAATTCGCACTTGACGACATCACCAGCCTTCAAGTTGCCGTACTCGAGGAAACCGGAGTGAACGACGTAACCACCGAATTCTTGAGTATCGAGGACCTTGAACTCAGCTTCATCGTCAATGATGATCCGACCAGTGTCGGCAACCTGACCACCGGATTCAGCGTAGAAGTTGGTCTTGTCGAGGATGATGCCCAGGGGCGTCTTTGGTGGCACATCCTTGCTGTTCTCGATAAACTCGGAACCGTTGAAGATGAGCTGGATTTTACCTTCGCTGCTCTGCGCAGAGTATTTGGCCTCCGAGTCCGTCCGGGGGATGTTCCGGTCATTCTCTAACTCGGAAATGTGATGAACCGTGAGCTTAGGGAATGTGGTGACGGCTTCCTTGACCGCCTTGGAAGCCTCGCGAGCCTTCTCCTGGGcaaccttgacctcctcttcgtcgatGGTAAGGCCGCGCTCCTCGGCCATCAACTTGGTGAGATCCACTGGGAAACCAAAGGTATCGTACAGACGCCAAACATCGGCACCGGAAAGCTTCTTCTCGCCAGCCTTGGTCGCAGCAGCGGCATACTTCTCAAACATGGCCTCACCACGGTCGAGGGTAACAGCGaaagcaacctcctcctcatcaaggaTTTCTTTGATatcggcctccttcttcttgagctcggGAAATTGCTCGCCCATCTGTTCGACCAAAGCAGGAAGAATctgggagaagaaagaacCAATGTTGGCATTGAGGTACTTCCTGGCGTAGCGGACACCTCTGCGGAGAACACGGCGAACGACGTAACCGCGGCCGATGTTGCCGGGAACAGCACCATCAgcgatggagaaggagaggagacgAATGTGGTCGGCAACAACACGGAGCGCGGTATCGACACCATCGACGTCGTCCTTGCCGTACTTGTCGCTGTATGGGCGGGAACCGCTGACTTCGACGATCTTGGCGAACAGAGGGGCGAAAACATCGGTATCATAGTTGGAAGACTTGTGCTGGAGGGCAGATACCAGACGCTCAAAACCCATACCGGTATCAATGTGCTTTGCGGGGAGAGGCTTGAGGCTCCTGTCCTTTTGCCTGTCGTATTGCATGAAGACGTTGTTCCAGATCTCTACCACGAGAGGGTCGTCCTGGTTGACGAGATGCGCAGCATTTCTCCCACCAACCTTGTCGTAATGAACCTCGGAGCACGGCCCGCATGGCCCTTGGTCGCCCATTTCCCAGAAATTGTCCTTCATGTTGCCGGGAAGGATGTGGTCCTCTGGTACTCCTTGGTCGAGCCAGAGCTGCCTGGCCTCGAGATCTGGTTCCAGGCCCATGGCTTCGTTGCCCTCGAAGTAGGTCACATAGAGGCGATTAGGGTCGAGACCGTACACCTTGGTGAGCAACTCCCATGTCCACCCAATAGCCTCCCTCTTGAAGTAGTCGCCAAACGACCAGTTGCCAAGCATCTCGAAGAAGGTGTGATGGTAGGAATCCTTGCCTACATCGTCAAGGTCGTTGTGCTTTCCACCGGCACGGATGCATTTTTGTGTGTCGGCAGCACGCTTGAGCGCAGCCATGGGCTCAGTCTTGCCTACTGTTCCCAGGAACAGAGGCTTGAACTGGGCCATGCCCGAGTTGATGAAGAGCAGTGTCGGGTCATTGTGAGGCACGACCGACGACGATGGGACTGAGGTGTGATGTTAGCACAGGCTGTTGCAGAAGAGAAGCTAGACTAGATTGAAGCGCATAGCTGGTGCGAATACATGGCTCGAAGGATGATTTTTTGCAAAAGTGTGTGGCGATATCAACCCCACCAAGGTCAAACTTGATCTTGGTGGTTATGATAAGACTGATGAGGTTTGTTGGACCACTGCTACAATCATTGTGATTGTTTTCTGCAAGACATGCAACTCTCTTTGAGCAGAGAAATAGAGAAATATCCAGCTTTGAATAAGGGCCTCTTTGCTGTGGTCATCCTTCGACCTGTGTAACCAGCAGCCAGTATATTTCGATACAGCGTGCATGGAGGGGTAATAGTGTATCGATATCACATACCGATGGTGTGGCCCCGCTCTTCAAAGAATTTCAAAAACGTCTCCCGGACGCGGGGGCCTGTCCACTGGGGTTCCGTCATGGTGTGGTGTAGGCGTTTGAGGTGAgaagggagatgatgacgGGTTCGATAGTAATCCAACAAGGCAGAGGCAGCGTAGTAGGAAGCCGGGGCTGCAGTCCGGAGGGCGGAGGTGGGTGCTCGAAAGTTCGAGagtgttgaagatggcgggGTCAAACGGGTTTTGTGGTAGAAGGTTCGCGAGCAATGACTCAAATTCACCACAAAAGCCGATTGATAGCGCGTGCCGCCCCAGATCCTGGACCGCTCGCGGCAAGACCACCGTAACCAcaacgccttctccatccgTCCTTTTCTCACaaccttcctctctctctttctcccgCTCTCTCTAAAACCTCTTCGCGATATCGGCCTTTTCCCTTTATCTCGAACCAGCCCAATCAATCTCCCAATCTCCTGTCCTAAAGTTCCCGAATCCCACCTTGATTGGCGCGCATTCCGACACCTCACCTAAGGCAATTGGCGAAACAGAGTTAcagggaagagggagaaatAAATGCTAGCAAACCCTGCGCCGCGACTggccacccaccaccatatcatggagatggggagctTCCCACCCGCTGTGGGCATGGACCACCACTATCAACATGGGTACCTCAATCACAACCCtttccagcagcaacaagttcagcttcaacaacaaccacaaccacaaccacaaccaccgaCATCTCGCCTCTCCCGTAAGCGCAAACCAGATGCCCCCCCAGAGAACAACGAGCGCCTCTCCAAGCGCATGAGCCTGCTGAATCTCGGTATGTACGGTGTGGTGCACAGTCCCCCTCAACGTCATCGTCGCATTCCAGCCCTCCCACTAACAcccgcccccttctccacaGAACACTCTGGACCCAAACTCTACGTCCCCGTTGAACAAGGTGACAGCCACAACCAATCCTTACCCGATCTCAATgccattcatcatcaacaacaactccaaTCCCAGCGCCGTAGCCATGGCCACCACAAACACACCCTCATGGATGACTCCATGATGCAGCTCGACGACACAAAGCACAAAGTCTACATTtacaacctcgacgacgagctcTCCTCGTCCGACAATGAGACTGACGACGGGAAACTCATTTTCCTCCCCGACATTGAGAAGCACCTCAAGTCCCACCGCATCCCTCCAAACATCCTCGCTTCCCCCTCGCCACAAGAGATGGTCGATAGACAACTTGTTTTGTACCGGGTACCTTCTTCTATCACGGTACCAGAAGACCAAGACAGCGTGCGCAAGGCTATCATCGAGGCGAGACAACggatgagggagaagcaggaggcTGAGAGGGCTGCTGCCGCGATGAGGGAGGTTCCAGTGGATAACACGGTCATGTTTTCCGCGCCACAGGCTTCGTCGTCATCAGCAGAGGATCCAGATGCCATGGAGCTCGACTAGGATCGAGATGCCACGCGGCAGCGCGACTAGGATCCAGATCCCATGGCGCACGACTAGTGCTCAGATGAAGTGAAGCTCGACTACGATCCAGACGAAATGGAGCTCGAATAGAATCGACTTGCTATGGATCTCGGCTAGATTCGGATCCCACCAAGGTCCGCTGAGATATGGTTGTCATATCGTTCGGCTGTGATTCGGATGCTATGGATCCCGACTGAAATACAGCAAGGCGGccgtctttttctttgtttgtttCGTGGGTTGGTCGGTTCAAAGGTTATCAGGGGTTTTGAGGTTCCCATACCTTCACACACGGCGCATTCACGGTATTTCTGTGGCTATCTAGGCACACGGCAACAAATATTGACTTGGGTTGAAATTTAGCGAGGTGTTTTACAGGCAGCGTGCATTTATTTTACAAAGCGGACATAGGGACCGGTATCACAGGACATGGCTCCCATCAGGCATGAGTCCGTTATCTTACATAGCGGGCATCCTTCACAATTCGTGATAGGACACCATTAGCTACACAATAAGAGAAACATGAttaaagaaaacaaaaggcTCTTGTGCTGCTTATAATATTAGGTGTATTTAGGCATGTTTGTAATGAATGCTATAACGTAGGTAATTCCAGAGTGAACCCTACTCGTGAGAGCTGCTGGGCGTTCCgcgcccttctccttctcaatcgAGAAACCCCATTAATGCCCACAGGTTGAGCATTGAGCATGGtcaagctctccctcctttATTCTGTTCCGTGGTCCTTTCCCACCAGGGGATCAATCATATATACAAATTACGTTCACTCCTCATCCTATTCCAAAACCCTACCCTGCTACCTGCCTTCCCAATCCGATACCGTCTCTTCTAGCTCCTGAACGGGTTGTTGGTATTCCCCGTTCCTTGAGGTTGTAgtgtgagtggtggtggcccagggggaggggcatgCTGCTCATTCAAGCTGCTACTTGGCACTGGCGCGACCaccgctggtggtggtggtcccgGTGGTGGGGAGTAGATATACCCATTAtcctgcggtggtggtggtgtcgtccCATTCCCATTACCCTCCCCATATTTAGAGACTCCAGCAGGCGGTTCGTAAACCGGCGGCCGTGGCGCGCTGGGATCGTagactggtggtggtggcatcccTTGCATGTTGTAGTATTGATACCCGTCCCCGTTGTGGCTGTAAGGGGTGAAGGTAGATTGGGGGTATCGATACCGGGGGTCGActtgggcgagggtggcgcGGTTGACGAGGAAGCGGTGGTATCCCAGCGGGGGGAGGCCGGAGCGGACGCGTTTCCGGGCGTGGAAGTAGCCTATTAGGAGGtagagggtgagggagaggaggatggcgaggaagagggacCATTTGACTATTATGCCGGCCTatggaagagagggggggaaatGTTAGactgggagggtgggggttgtagatgggtgggagggagggggacgTACCTTTGTGTTCCAGAAGGAGATGTAGCAGTTTTCGTCGCTGATGAGAAAGCCATCTTCGTCTCGCGTGCAGTTGCGGTAGTAGTAGGTTTGCCTGGGTAGAAGCGTGGCGATGGCCAttgtttgtgttgtttttgtgtgtggtgaccggatgggatggggaatgTCCGAGGTCCAGAGTTCCAGGAACTCGGATAGACTGGGTGGCTGCTGCGATGAATTTGATGCACCTGGGTTGAGTTCTATACCGGGAGATGAATAGATACGATCAAAGAGGGGGACGATAACTTGATCGATCTGGATGAAGGTCGCAAGTTGGTTTTGTACAGATGAGTTTGCCTGAACTCTTTCGATGTGCAGAGGTGAAAGGGAAGGAGCACTGTCGCATAAACAAAGAAAGAACTGGAAAAAGCACGAGCGAGGGAGAGAGTGTGACGGAAGGGAGATTGCCGGCCAGTTGTGCCAAGCCTGCCCAGGCCAAAGCGATGATTCCGCGCCGAGAATGAGAGATTCTTCGAAGGTGTTCTTATCACGGacaaaaccaccacaactTTGCCGATCAAGAAAACGGGCACTCTTTCCGGCTTGGTAGCATGCGCTTGCCGCTGTACCCCGCGGATTATTTAGCGGCTGGTCCCCTGAACCCTGGGGGCGGGTTGAACGCTAAAAAGGCCGGCAGCCACTTGTTTATCGCGATGGCGAGTGGCGCTGATGAGAATGGGTAGCACTGGGTTTCATCGTTGTCTTTGGCGTTTCAGTTCTCCAGGAGACCGAAGGATGAAATCTTGGAAGACGCAGATTTATTCATGATATTCTGCGGCAATCAAGAAATGAATAATGAGAGTCAACTCTGAAGCAATGAACTATCAAGATGCAATCGGTGATTGCTAAAATGAGGTAGGATATATAGTCAAGGCCTTCTCGTGATATTGGACGAAAATTGTCAAGGCTATTCTTGGCTACCTCCATCAGGGTCATGGTGTCACAACCTTGACTACCATTGACACATGTCTAGGTATTGGACAGTGTAGCTCATTGGTATTTATTTGACGAGCGGTTAGCCTGGACGTCCGTCACTTTGCCAATGGAAGATTGAAATGATAGACGACAGGCTTCCGTCCAATGCTCAGTAATCATATCCGCTAGTCTTTCATATAAGTGATAGGTAGTAGACTTCATTAGCCTAGTCCTGAGACTCCAGATATCTGAAGAATATCAAGATTCTGTAGCGCAAGGCACCGAGCTTGCAAGAAGTGGCGTTAATCCGAAGCTGGCGGGAGGACGAGATGACTTTTAGGTCGGTACTCGCCTAGGTATCCGAGACGTGTTGAGTGAAATATTGTAACAGTCGGAGTGTTCCTGGAGAGTGACATGATCAAACCAAGATCAAATGTCTAAGATATCGGAGATCAAGAAAATGTAAGTGACAGAATCGGACTAGCTTACCCGGCAGGCAACCGACAGCGCCAGCACGGGCCGCACCCACTGAATGCCGGTTCCAACCGCCGGATCGGAGTGGGGGCGACCGAGACCGACGGATTCTCCACAGCGGCTGCATCAAATTTCAAGATGGGCGTCTTCGGTGCGGAAACGCAGGGTGACATAATGTCAACACGCCTCCGCAGAGCCTCAATCGGCACCGACGAGAAAAAAGCGAAACACCGACCAGTCTAGCCCGGCCCCAGCAAAGCCGACTTACAAGCTGGCTtgctctcccaccaccacgacggcGGATCCTTAGTTTTCTCGAACGGACCTCCAACAcaccgccagccagccacacTCTCCAGCGCACCAATCTGTTCGTGATGTTCTAGCAATAGAGTATCGCCCACCCAAACTcgctctctctttctctccaacccctctgGAGACCTGGCGGCGGGGTAGCAGCGCACCTTGACGAACCGGCTTTGAATCGGAGGCTAATTTCACCACTGAACAACAAAcgagcaacatcaacccttCCCTTTTTGCTTATTGTTACTCCTACTGTTACCCACTGTCGAATCAGCGCCCAATTCAAAAAAGACTCGGTTCATCTCCGGTTATTTCCCccaactaccaccaccaaagatgGTTGCGACAATTAGCGCGACCCGCGCGCTTCGACTCCCCTACCGATCAGCCACCCTCCGACTTCTCACCCCTCCGACGACAACACCGTCCCCCTGCCGATCGAGCCTCCGCGCCGCCTCTACATTCACATCCCGCAAGCAAAAACCGCCATCAAAacagcccaccaccccagggcaaccaccaaccccaatgAAACCAACCAACGCCCTCCTTTTCTCAACCTGCCCCGCAACCATGCTCggcccctcctcttcatcaccacaacaATGCCCCAGCACCAAATATCACTACCACCTCGCAGCCTCCTACATAGCCAAATCCCGGCCCTTCgacccccaaacccacctctTCCAATTCAACCCCTACAACCGCCTCTCCCAACCGCCCAAATCCCCCAAACGTCCCAAATCCTCCCGGCCAGAATCAGGTCAGGACGCGTTTTTCATCAGTCAGCTAGgtgcctccccctccagcggGGAAGTCGCCCTAGGAGTCGCAGACGGCGTAGGAGGGTGGATGGACAGCGGAGTCGACCCAGCCGACTTCTCCCATGCGTTCTGCGACTACATGGCCGCCAacgcatcatcatccgacCCGCCGTCAACAGCACGGGAGCTCATGCAAAGGGGCTACGAGGCTGTCTGTCATGATGAGAGCATCAAAGCCGGGGGTAGCACCGCCATTGTTGGCTTGTTGACCTCCAACGGGAAGATGGAAGTCGCCAATTTGGGGGATAGCGGGTTTATACTTCTCAGAAGGGGGGGCGTCCACGCGAGCAGCGAACCGCAGACTCATGCGTTCAACACACCGTATCAGCTCAGCGTTGTGCCGCCTTCTATGCTGTTGCGGGCGGCGGCTTTTGGGGGCGCGCAGTTGATGGATCAGCCTAGGGATGCCGAGGTCACGAGACATGGGCTGAGGcatggggatgtggttgtttttgctAGTGATGGGCTGTGGGATAATCTGTTTGAGGGGGATATTTTGAGGATTGTGAGCTCGGTtatgagggagaggggggtttggagggttaatggggagagggggtgtgtggtggaggaggatatcaagaGTGTGACTGAGGGGAAGACGACGCTGCAGGGGAGGCTGGCTACGGAGATTGTTAGGCAAGCGAAGATTGCGAGTGTGGATCCGAAGCTGGATGGGCCGTTTGCaaaggaggtgaagaagtaTTACCCGCAtgaggtttggagggggggaaaggaggatgatatttgtgtggtggttgttgttgttgaggaggagggtggggcGGGGAGTGTGAAGGCGAAGTTGTAAGGGATGTGGGTGGGAAGGATATGGAGGCCTTGCGAATGATATTTTGCATTTTGGGAGCATGAAACGGTTTTTGGGATAGATGGCGGTGTAAGTGATTCGAAGATGGGAACCATGTATCAAAACAGTCAGAAAGGAATCAAAGCCAGCGTTATTTGCAGATGgctgaaaaagaaaacatccCGTGTGATGTTTAGGGCAAGGGGTATATAGTTTCTAGATTATGTACATAAGGCTGGCTGGCTTTTAGAGCTGAATTGGGAATCATATATATAACCTGATATCTGACAGTTGGTGTCTTTTGTTTAGTGTACGCAAGCTAGCACTTTGTTTATGGTATTACATCCGGCGCCTCTAAGCCTTCTGCGGCAGCAACTCTCTTCGTTATCCTGTTCTCCGACATCGCTGCTGACTACACCCTCAAGGAAACAGAGCAGGTTACACAACTCAGACATCGGACGGTCAGTCATCCCCGTCAGCGGTATGGTCCGACAAGCCTTATCATCGGCCCTCCAACACAGCAAAAACACAAACATGGGATGAAAAATGTCGTGTAAACACAGTGCTTATCTCACCCTCAATTCAAACCCCTAATTGGCCACAGCATGTCCTCCCTGCATTGTCACTCGCATAACGCTCCTCATACTTACTTGCATCTGCATATGTGGCCCCCCCGTACACAACGTCACTATACCTATCTCTCACACCGTCCTTCGTCCTAACCCGACCGACCAGCAACCGGCCGAACAACGGGTAGAGGCATATGCCACCAACCGACCCACGTTGAACGAACCCTGACTCCAACAATTCAATTCGTCAATCCCCGAACTCCCCAACGCCTGTCCCAACGGCCATCTAAACCGCAGCGGTGTCACCCCTAGCTTCACCAATCTGTCAACTTTGACACCTCGCctatcaaccccaacaactGCAAGTCTCAAACCTTTTCaaaacttcacctctttccCATCTCCAATCTCATATCACATCAGCACCCACAAGTCATCAAGTTAATCATAAAATATAATCCATTACATCCTAACATTCATCtgtcttctccctccctaTCCTACTCCGCCTTAAACCAATCACCCCCATCTTTGTTAATCATAAACAAGAAGACAACACGcacctcccttcccctcaGCCAATTAACCAATTACAGCTAGCCTTCCCTTCACGAAAAAAAAGGTACCAACCTATGTACGAGAAGTAAAAAACCCTcaccaaaaacacccaacaagaaaaaaaaaaaacaagaaaccaacaaccacccaaacaaacaagcCCGGGGTATTATTAGCCAAGTTTTTGGTGACTGTTAAACGCCAGAAAATCTCAACTCaaaacaccagc
It contains:
- a CDS encoding uncharacterized protein (COG:G; EggNog:ENOG503PB84), whose translation is MSGRDRDEVNQDSWSTIAHEFLDRGVKNMVITLAALGTFCANADGSAHCPAYDVVVKDTTGAGDAFTGACSSDYLRQKAKGTWDIRSAVVRANKAAAMTIMNVGAQDGIPWSDEIDRFDAPHSEASI
- the ALA1 gene encoding Alanine--tRNA ligase (BUSCO:EOG09260HPO; COG:J; EggNog:ENOG503NUR8) gives rise to the protein MEKALWLRWSCRERSRIWGGTRYQSAFVVNLSHCSRTFYHKTRLTPPSSTLSNFRAPTSALRTAAPASYYAASALLDYYRTRHHLPSHLKRLHHTMTEPQWTGPRVRETFLKFFEERGHTIVPSSSVVPHNDPTLLFINSGMAQFKPLFLGTVGKTEPMAALKRAADTQKCIRAGGKHNDLDDVGKDSYHHTFFEMLGNWSFGDYFKREAIGWTWELLTKVYGLDPNRLYVTYFEGNEAMGLEPDLEARQLWLDQGVPEDHILPGNMKDNFWEMGDQGPCGPCSEVHYDKVGGRNAAHLVNQDDPLVVEIWNNVFMQYDRQKDRSLKPLPAKHIDTGMGFERLVSALQHKSSNYDTDVFAPLFAKIVEVSGSRPYSDKYGKDDVDGVDTALRVVADHIRLLSFSIADGAVPGNIGRGYVVRRVLRRGVRYARKYLNANIGSFFSQILPALVEQMGEQFPELKKKEADIKEILDEEEVAFAVTLDRGEAMFEKYAAAATKAGEKKLSGADVWRLYDTFGFPVDLTKLMAEERGLTIDEEEVKVAQEKAREASKAVKEAVTTFPKLTVHHISELENDRNIPRTDSEAKYSAQSSEGKIQLIFNGSEFIENSKDVPPKTPLGIILDKTNFYAESGGQVADTGRIIIDDEAEFKVLDTQEFGGYVVHSGFLEYGNLKAGDVVKCEFDELRRQPIRNNHTGTHVLNHALREVLGDTVNQAGSLVDQDKLRFDFSHKTQVTLPEIKRIEELSNADIRKNLKVYAKDVSLAEAREINGLRAVFGETYPDPVRVVSVGASVEEMLKDPKNPEWRQFSVEFCGGTHVDATGLIKDLIIVEESGIAKGIRRIVAYTGTGAHQAQQDAKDFSDRLDHIAALEFGPEKVSLVKAASVDLDALVISVLTKEELRKKFATIQKSVLDEQKKRQKAESGTALSTVQKFFADEKNKDAKAFVGHLPISANAKAISEVMTYYKSKDKAKSVYLFAGSKDEAVVHGVYVGTDLKGVTAEQWTAAVTEIIGGKTGGKEPSRQGAGSNPEKLDEAVTKAQQWLEEKMKELSL
- a CDS encoding uncharacterized protein (EggNog:ENOG503P5HJ), whose product is MEMGSFPPAVGMDHHYQHGYLNHNPFQQQQVQLQQPQPPTSRLSRKRKPDAPPENNERLSKRMSLLNLEHSGPKLYVPVEQGDSHNQSLPDLNAIHHQQQLQSQRRSHGHHKHTLMDDSMMQLDDTKHKVYIYNLDDELSSSDNETDDGKLIFLPDIEKHLKSHRIPPNILASPSPQEMVDRQLVLYRVPSSITVPEDQDSVRKAIIEARQRMREKQEAERAAAAMREVPVDNTVMFSAPQASSSSAEDPDAMELD
- a CDS encoding uncharacterized protein (EggNog:ENOG503P6UI; COG:S), with amino-acid sequence MAIATLLPRQTYYYRNCTRDEDGFLISDENCYISFWNTKAGIIVKWSLFLAILLSLTLYLLIGYFHARKRVRSGLPPLGYHRFLVNRATLAQVDPRYRYPQSTFTPYSHNGDGYQYYNMQGMPPPPVYDPSAPRPPVYEPPAGVSKYGEGNGNGTTPPPPQDNGYIYSPPPGPPPPAVVAPVPSSSLNEQHAPPPGPPPLTLQPQGTGNTNNPFRS